The DNA segment AGGTACCCTGTTAATTATATACATCGCTGCTAGAACACAGTGACCCCACAATTTGATGGGGATATTGGCTTGAAATCTGATAGCTCTAGTAACTTCTAAGATGTGTCTATGCTTTCTCTCAGCTACTCCATTTTGCTAAGGAGTGTAGACATAGGTCCTTTGATGTATAATGCCTAATTTCTTGAACAGATCATTGTAAATAGTATTAACAAATTTTGTGCCATTGTCTGTTCTGATTGCTTTAACTACTTTGTTGAATTGTATTTGAACAAAACTCAGAAAGTACTGAATAACGACACATACGTCAGATATCAATTTTAACAAGTAGATCCATGTCATTCTGAAGAAGCCAGCAACTATAGTCAAGAAAAATCTATTTCCATCAAAAGTAGAAATCTTGCATGGCCCTCAAatatccatatgaaccagttcaaAACACTCAGTACTTTTAATACTACTTTTTGGGAGAGGTAATCTGGTTTGTTTTGCACAGGGGCAAACATTACATTTATTTATTGCTTCCGCTATAGACTTAGTTTTATTCTGAAGCATTTTTGTAAGAACAACTACAGACACACGACCAAATCTTTTATGCTATAGGTTTATATCTTTATCAGTAAATACTTTCTTGACTAGTAGACTGCAGTTCATATCGTTGTTAGCAAGCTGACTCAGTAGTATGTATAGCCCATTTATTTCTTTATCATTCTCCTTCACCCTTCCATCGAAGAGATCCTGGAATACACAAAAATGAGGGTAGAAGGTGGTTGCACAAGCTAACTCTTTAGTCATCTTTGAAACATACATTAGATTAAACTTAAACTGAGGCAGATGAAAGACATTTTGAAGTGTACTCACAGCTGAAATTGAGCTAGTTCTAGTGTATGTAACATGAGACACTTCACCATTGGGTTGACACATCCTCTTAGGATTAGTGTTCTTAACAATGAAATTCTGATTTAACATTGCAATATCAGACGTCATATGACTGGTTGCACCAGTATCAATGATCCACTCTTTTGGACAATTTAAGACCAACAAAGCAGTACTCATACCTGCCATATATTTGCTGCAAAGGTATTGTTGTTGTTTCCAGTGTTAGTATTGTTGAGAATTTGCAATATTTGTTCATATTGATCTTTTGTGAAAGCTCATATATGTGGCATTGACTGTGAGTAATCAGCCTGTCCCAAGTTCTGATAAGTGTTAGACATATGTGCTTGTGCTTGTTCATATGTGCCCATCGACTTCATAGTAGGCTGATGATTTGTTACTTATGCAAGAACATTATAGGTTGTTGACCCTCCTGTTCCAACATTTCCTTTCTTCTTGAACTTGAAATTCGGAGGATAACCAACTATCTTGAAGCAGTTTTCCTTGTTATGACCTTTGAGTTTATAGAATTCACACTGAATATTATAATTCTTTTTATACCTCTGAATTCCCATATTTCTTGTGTACATTGCTACATCATAATTTCCTGAAGTGATTGCTGGATTTGCACCTAATATCCCAGACGTGGCAGCTACTGCCTTTTGACTTTCATCACTTATGATCATTGGATATGCTTGATTGACAGTTGGAAGAGGGCTTCTCATGAGAATCTGACTTCTAGCTTGAGAGTAAGATTCATTAAGACCCATAAGAAATTGATACACCTTCAGTTTTTGCAGATACACCACAAAATCTCTAGATCTTGGGCAATCACATTCAGGAACTGGTATTAATACCTCAAATTCTTCCCACATATCCTTCGATTTTGAGTAATATACAAATACAGAGGAAGTACCTTAGGTCAAAGTAGCTATTTCTTCGTGCAAATTGAATGTTCTTGAGTCATCTACTTTATAAAATCACTGTTATTCATAGAATTCATGATCCAAGATAACACAATAGCATTTACTCTTTCCCAATAGTTTCACATAGTTGCAGGAAAGTTTTCTTTCTTACAAGAACCATCTACCATCCCTAATGTGTTCCTTCCTAACAGAGTAACACGCATAGATTGATACCAAAAAGAATAATTCTCGATACTTGTTAGTTGAAAGGAAATGATTTGTACCTCACTCACATCTGAGGGATGAAGGAACAGAGGGTGATTGTAATCCATACCAGTTAGTTGAGCTGAAGGTCTAGCTGTTTGACTCAAATTAGCAGCATCTTGTTCGTTGTTTAAACTCGCCAATTTACAGAACTTGAATTTGTCGATACAAACAAGAAATTACAGAATTTGAATTCGACTTTGCGGAAGCAGAATTGGATCGATTCAAAGCTGGATTATCTTGATTtgattgctctgataccatgctCAAATTAGAAGTATAGAAGATGAAATTAAGAACAAGAGAACGAAGTAGAGGGGAGAAGTAGAAGCAGTTTGATAGAGAGAAGTTAGAAAGAGAGAAAATGAATCTTCATTATCGAAAAAGTGAGAATAATGTGGCGTATACATCTGAATATATATTAGTGAGCTAAAATTATGCTaagtgagattaactatctaacTAACTTAATCCCTGGC comes from the Nicotiana sylvestris chromosome 4, ASM39365v2, whole genome shotgun sequence genome and includes:
- the LOC138890410 gene encoding uncharacterized protein, which translates into the protein MWEEFEVLIPVPECDCPRSRDFVVYLQKLKVYQFLMGLNESYSQARSQILMRSPLPTVNQAYPMIISDESQKAVAATSGILGANPAITSGNYDVAMYTRNMGIQRYKKNYNIQCEFYKLKGHNKENCFKIVGYPPNFKFKKKGNVGTGGSTTYNVLA